Sequence from the Deinococcus radiotolerans genome:
CGCATCCGGTGCGGGCGCGGGTGGACGTGCCGGACCTGCTGACGTTCATGCAGCGCGAGACGGGCGAGGCGGACCTGGCGCCTCCGCACCGGCTGGACCGCGAGACGAGCGGCGCGCAGGTTCTGTCGCGGGACCGGGAGGCGGCGCAGCGGTTCTTTACGCTGTTCAAGACGCATCTGGTCGGTAAGACGTACCTCGCGCTCGTTCACGGCTCGCCGGACTGGGAGCGGCGCACGCTGGACGCCCCGCTGGGGGATCTGGGGCTGGGCGGCGCGAACCGCATCGCGATCCGGCAGGGGGTTGTGCCGGACGGGCGGCCCGCCGTGACGGACTTCCGGGTGGTGGCGCGCCGCGCCGGACACGCCCTGATCGAGGCGTATCCCCGCTCGGGGCGGCTGCATCAGATCCGGGCGCACCTCTCGCACCTGGGCCTGCCGATGGTGGGGGACAAGATCTACGGGCGGGACCCGGGCGTGTTCCTGCGCTTCATGGAAGAGGGGCAGACGCCGGAACTGACGGCGCGGCTGGGGCTGGCGCGGCAGGCGCTGCACGCGGCGCGCGTGGCGTTCCCGTGGGCGGGGGCGCAGGTGGTCGCCGAGGTGCCCCTGGCCCCGGATCTTCAGGCGTACTGGGACGCGCTGCCGGAGGGCGTTTAGGCGGCGGGGCGCGGCGGGCGCACGTATACTCGCCGCACATGACCCCTGCCTCGTCTTCGCGCCCCCGGGTGAGTCCCTGGGTGCTGTCCGCCTTCTGGTTCGGTTCGGCGTTCCACTGGCTGCTGCTGCTGCTGATCCTGATGCCCGAGAACGTCGTGACGTTCGTGGGCGAGGACCGCAAGGGCACGTTCCTGGGCCTGCTGGCGGGCATCGGCGCGGTGATGGCCCTGGTGCTGCCGCCGCTGGTGGGCGCGCACAGCGACCGGACCGGCAAGCGGCTCCCGTACCTAAGGATGGGCCTGATCGTGAACCTTATGGGGCTGGCGGTGATGGCGCTGGCGGCGTCTGCGCTGGGCGGCATGGCGGGCTTCTGGGTGTACCTGCTGGGCTTCCTGCTGGTGCAGTTCGGGAACAACTTCGCCACGGCGCCCTATTCGGCGCTCATTCCGGAACTGGTCGCGCCGGGCGAGCGGGGTCGCTACAGCGGCGTCATGGCGATGCTGCAGGCGCTGGGGCAGCTGCTGGGCGCGGTCTCGGCCGTGGTGGTCGGCCTGCTGAAGCTGCCGGTGCTGGTGTCGTTCGTGCTGATCGCCCTGCTGCTGATCGGCCCGGCGCTGGTGACGCTGCGCGGCGTGCCGGAGCCGGACACAGTGGTCACTCGCCCGGCGGGCGGGCCCACGATGTCGTGGCGGCAGCTGTTCGCGCACCAGCCGTTCCTGTGGGTGTTCGTGACCCGCGTGCTGTTCTCGCTGGGGCAGTACAGCGTGCAGCCCTTCTTGCAGTACTACAACAAGGACGTGCTGCGCCAGTCGGACGCGGGCACGAGCACCAGCGTCATGCTGCTGTGCATCATCGTGGGCAGCATCGCGTCGGCCAGTCTGGGCGGGCGGATCAGTGACCGGGTGGGTCGCAAACCCGTCATCTACGTGGCGGGCACGCTGATGGCCGCGGCGGCGCTGCTGCTGCTGGTCGCGCCGTCGTTCGGGGCGGCGCTGGCGCTGGCCGGGGCGTTCGGGCTGGGCTTCGGGGCGTTCACCAGTGTGGACTGGGCGCTGGGCAGTGACGCGATGCCCAGCCAGAGCAGCTACGCGCGGGACATGGGCATCTGGCACGTGGCGTTCGTCGCGCCGCAGATGAGCAGTGCCCCGCAGGGTGCGCTGCTGGACTGGGGGAACGCGCAGGGCGGGAACCTGGGGTACACGCTGGTGTTCGGTATTGCTGCCGTGTGCTTCATCCTGGGCGTGATCCTGATCCGGAATGTGCCGGACACCCGCCGCGCCGCCGCGACCTGAACCCGGACGAACATCGGCCCCCATCCTCAAACCAGAGGTGGGGGCCGGTTCGTGTGGCGGGTCAGCCGACGTCAGTGATGATCGGCGAGCGGAAGTTGGTGTCCTCGGTGTACACCCAGCGGCGGCGGCTGAGCAGCGCCACAGTCAGGCTGACCAGCGCCACGGCGCCCATGCGGCCCATGAAGGTCCAGTACTGGCCCTCGAACGCGCCGAACATGGCGTGCCGCAGCGCGTTGATCACGTCGGTGACGGGAATGAATGTGTGCAGCGCCTGGAAGAACGGCGAGCTGAGCTCCACGGGGTAGCTGCCGCCGCTCGCGGCGAGCTGCACGATGAGCAGCACGAGCGCCAGGATGCG
This genomic interval carries:
- a CDS encoding RluA family pseudouridine synthase; translation: MTARAPLLPPTEKPRIILEHPDFFVVHKPALWLTHPVRARVDVPDLLTFMQRETGEADLAPPHRLDRETSGAQVLSRDREAAQRFFTLFKTHLVGKTYLALVHGSPDWERRTLDAPLGDLGLGGANRIAIRQGVVPDGRPAVTDFRVVARRAGHALIEAYPRSGRLHQIRAHLSHLGLPMVGDKIYGRDPGVFLRFMEEGQTPELTARLGLARQALHAARVAFPWAGAQVVAEVPLAPDLQAYWDALPEGV
- a CDS encoding MFS transporter, producing MTPASSSRPRVSPWVLSAFWFGSAFHWLLLLLILMPENVVTFVGEDRKGTFLGLLAGIGAVMALVLPPLVGAHSDRTGKRLPYLRMGLIVNLMGLAVMALAASALGGMAGFWVYLLGFLLVQFGNNFATAPYSALIPELVAPGERGRYSGVMAMLQALGQLLGAVSAVVVGLLKLPVLVSFVLIALLLIGPALVTLRGVPEPDTVVTRPAGGPTMSWRQLFAHQPFLWVFVTRVLFSLGQYSVQPFLQYYNKDVLRQSDAGTSTSVMLLCIIVGSIASASLGGRISDRVGRKPVIYVAGTLMAAAALLLLVAPSFGAALALAGAFGLGFGAFTSVDWALGSDAMPSQSSYARDMGIWHVAFVAPQMSSAPQGALLDWGNAQGGNLGYTLVFGIAAVCFILGVILIRNVPDTRRAAAT